The DNA window CACCACCTCGTCGAGATCGACCTCTTCGTCCACCGACATGGACAGCATTTCGTGCACCGAGGCGATGGAGGTGACCCGGCGCACCGATTCGGTCAGCGCGACCTGCGCCTCCTCGTTCTCGGTGCGGCGCGCCTGTAACCGCAGCAGCGCGGCCACCGTCTGCAGATTGTTCTTCACCCGGTGGTGGATCTCCCGGATGGTCGCGTCCTTGCTGAGCAGCGCGCGGTCGCGGCGCTTGACCTCGGTGACATCGCGGACCAGCACCGCCGCCCCGGCCAGTTCGCCGTGTGGCCGCAGCACCAGGGTGCGCAGCAGCACGGTGGCACCGCGTGCCTCGACCTCCATGCGCCGCCCGGTGCGACCGGCCAGCGCGGCCTGGATATCCCCGACGACTTCCTGGGCGTCGAACGGGTCGGTGATCAGCGACCGGGTGGTGACGGCCAGATCCTGGCCGGCCAGATCAGCCTGCAGACCCATCCGGTGATATGCCGACAGCGCGTTCGGGCTGGCGTAGACGACGATGCCCTCGGTATCGAGCCGGATGAAACCATCGCCCGCGCGCGGGCTGGAGTGCGTCGCGGCGCGGTCTTCGGTGGTCGGGAAGGTGCCGTCGGCGATCATCTGGCACAGATCGTCGGCACAGGCGACGTAGGCGATCTCCAGCGTGCTGCGCACCCGCGAACGCTGCAGATCGGTATCGCGACTGAGCACCGCGATGACATCATCGCCGCAGCGCACCGGTATGGCCTCGCGGACCGCGTGCACCGGATGCGGGTGGTAGACGCCCTCGGCCTCGATATCGCTGTCCGCGCGCACGATCTTGCCGGTCATCAGCGCGTCGAAGACCTGCGGGTAATCGGCATGCGAAGCCGCACCGCTCACCCGATCCTCCGGATGCACGGTGGGCGCGGTCGTCGGGCGGCATTGCGCGACACAGACGATATCCGCGCCGTCGGTGATCGGTCCCGCACCGACCCACAGCAGCAGATCCGCGAAGGACAGATCGGCGAGTAGCTGCCAATCGCCGACAACCCGCTGCAGATGGTCCACGGCGACGCCGGGGAGGTCGGTGTGTTCGGCCAGTAGCTCGCTCAGTGTCGCCATATTCGGTCTACCCGTTTCAAAAACTAAGAGATGACGGCGATTAGATGCCCGGCCTTGATCGCATCGCCCTCTTTGACGCCGATCGAGCTCACTGTGCCCGCACTCTCGGCCAGCACCGGAATCTCCATCTTCATGGACTCGAGAATCACCAGCGTGTCGCCCTCGTGCACCTCGTCCCCCTCGGCGACAACGACCTGCTGCACGACCGACACCAGCTCCGAGAGCACTTCCTCAGCCATGACACCCCATTCACTCGTTCGGCCCGTATCCGCTGAAGCTACAGCCAACCACACATGAAACAATGGCCTTCAATCAGAAGGGAGACTACCTATGGGTAAGCGTGGTCGTAAGAAGCGCAGCCGCAAGGGAAACGCGGCCAACCACGGCAAGCGTCCTAACGCCTGAGCCGTAACGTAGCGACTGCTTGCAGGTCGCTCGAAAGGATCAGCGTAGCGACTGCTTGCAGGTCGCTCGAAAAGATCAGCGAGACGAAAAACACCGAGGGCCAACAACAGTGCCGCTCGGTGTTTTTCTTTGTTCAGTGGTCCCGACCTGCGCCGGGACGGATTACTCGGAGGTC is part of the Nocardia sp. NBC_00565 genome and encodes:
- a CDS encoding sensor histidine kinase, encoding MATLSELLAEHTDLPGVAVDHLQRVVGDWQLLADLSFADLLLWVGAGPITDGADIVCVAQCRPTTAPTVHPEDRVSGAASHADYPQVFDALMTGKIVRADSDIEAEGVYHPHPVHAVREAIPVRCGDDVIAVLSRDTDLQRSRVRSTLEIAYVACADDLCQMIADGTFPTTEDRAATHSSPRAGDGFIRLDTEGIVVYASPNALSAYHRMGLQADLAGQDLAVTTRSLITDPFDAQEVVGDIQAALAGRTGRRMEVEARGATVLLRTLVLRPHGELAGAAVLVRDVTEVKRRDRALLSKDATIREIHHRVKNNLQTVAALLRLQARRTENEEAQVALTESVRRVTSIASVHEMLSMSVDEEVDLDEVVDRLLPIMADVATVHTARIKVRRAGSLGVFSAERATPLVMVLTELVQNAIEHAFDSGENGTVTIRSERSARWLDVIISDDGRGLPPGFSLESSDRLGLQIVRTLVTAELGGSIGLHPGADIGTDAVLRVPLGRRSGR
- a CDS encoding 50S ribosomal protein bL37, giving the protein MGKRGRKKRSRKGNAANHGKRPNA
- a CDS encoding biotin/lipoyl-binding carrier protein; translation: MAEEVLSELVSVVQQVVVAEGDEVHEGDTLVILESMKMEIPVLAESAGTVSSIGVKEGDAIKAGHLIAVIS